From Rhodamnia argentea isolate NSW1041297 chromosome 10, ASM2092103v1, whole genome shotgun sequence, a single genomic window includes:
- the LOC115735073 gene encoding zinc finger protein ZAT5-like: protein MTMEIRVSGELDRRHTNTDATVIKFKGKRTRRPRPPSPLALTMACSSSSSDSEARAVVPRHWLDREGSDPTTATTATMTTTTSCHSPESTKEEEADMANCLILLARGRGPVAPRPASAHNNNVKVEASCAFSCKTCGRSFPSFQALGGHRTSHKKPKLDHDHDRNGKPAHITMKGNDIGDERRSVTACTALSLQITPGAAPSSLGNKSSNKVHECSICGVEFNSGQALGGHMRRHRAVMPGPGANNPESEIKKGRHGQGLQGLDLNLPAPAAEEEPEAAAAGYAFASEEQVLVFSTSPLALVDCHY from the coding sequence aTGACGATGGAAATTCGAGTGTCCGGCGAATTGGATCGCCGCCACACAAACACCGACGCTACGGTCATCAAGTTCAAAGGCAAGCGCACGAGGCGGCCACGCCCACCGTCTCCCCTCGCGTTGACCATGgcttgcagcagcagcagctccgATTCCGAAGCAAGAGCCGTCGTCCCCCGCCACTGGCTCGACCGCGAAGGTTCCGATCCCACCACAGCCACTACTGCCACTATGACCACCACGACGTCCTGCCATTCTCCCGAGAGCaccaaagaagaagaggcagaCATGGCCAATTGCTTGATACTCCTGGCTCGAGGCCGAGGCCCCGTCGCCCCGAGACCTGCCAGTGCTCACAACAACAACGTCAAGGTCGAAGCATCATGCGCCTTTTCGTGCAAGACCTGCGGCCGGAGCTTCCCATCCTTCCAAGCCCTCGGCGGGCACCGAACCAGTCACAAGAAGCCCAAGCTCGACCACGACCACGACAGGAACGGCAAACCCGCCCACATCACGATGAAGGGCAACGATATCGGTGACGAACGGCGGAGCGTCACTGCATGCACGGCTCTTTCTCTGCAAATAACGCCAGGCGCCGCCCCGTCTAGCTTGGGGAACAAGTCAAGTAACAAGGTACACGAGTGCTCGATATGCGGGGTCGAGTTCAACTCGGGTCAAGCACTGGGGGGTCACATGAGGAGGCACAGGGCGGTTATGCCCGGGCCCGGAGCCAACAACCCGGAATCCGAGATCAAGAAGGGAAGACATGGGCAAGGACTGCAGGGTTTGGATCTGAACCTCCCGGCGCCGGCCGCCGAGGAAGAaccggaggcggcggcggccgggTACGCTTTCGCGTCCGAGGAACAAGTTCTTGTCTTCTCCACGTCTCCTCTGGCTTTGGTGGATTGCCATTACTAA